agtgaGTCTATtgcaataattatttttcataagtAGGCAAGTCCAAAGACTCATTTTTGCATGATAAAATAACAAGTTTATTGCAAACCCCTGATGGTGCTCGGTACTTTTAATACTAGCACATCGTATATATGGCCAAATCTATGCCTTATTTGGACGATTCATGAAAAAATTGCCACTCCGTCCTAACGGACAGTACAGACTCCAAAGAGTTCTGCTGACAGGGCATCTTGAAAATATAAATGATGATCGATAGTCATTATGAAAACCTCGATAAGGTAAAACTAAAGATCACCTGCAATGTGACAGATCAAATGTCCCTCAAGAAAAGTTCAACGATTAGACAGCAACATGTCATCGCAAGAACTAGGGGCATGATAAGGGAGCAATTCCCACAGTATTTCCTTGCATGATCGAAACTTGCGAGAAGGTGCGACCGAGATAGTGTCTAGTCGCACACTATGCATCGCATagtaaaaagaataaaagcGGGACGTAGAGAGAAGTTAGCACAGTCGAGACATATATCGAGTATATGTGATGACCCGGTGTTTCTCCCTCAAGCCTATGTAAAGACTGCATCTTTACCAAGCATTTGGTCCGAATGACCAATGTGTACGACAACTCGACCAGAACCCGCGAGTTCTATGTTGTCAGCACATGAATGCCCGATATGCGACCCGtttagtcgcaggcattccatgaaataagaaccccgagaggttcGTACACAAATGCTTGATATGCGACCCGtttagtcgcaggcattccatgaaataagaaccccgagaggttcGTACACAAATGCTTGATATGCGACCCAtttagtcgcaggcattccatgaaataagaaccccgagaggttcatACACGAATGCCCGATACGCGACCTGTTTAGTCGCAAGCATTCCATGAGTTAAGAACCCTGAGAGGTTCACACAACAAAACAAACCTCGAGAGGTTTGTGCATTTATTTGAACCCCGTAAGGTTCATACATCAGTGCAAACTCCAAGAAGTCCATGCATCAATTAGAACCTCACAAGGTTCATAAGAACCCCGATAGGTTCATACACCGATGAAAACCCCGCGAGGTCCATGCATCAATATGAACCACGAGCGGTTCACACATCCAAAAAAATCCCGCGAGATTCACATTTTTATTGTGCGATGGTCTTATAAGAAACCTGCGAGTTTAGATAACCAATCAAAAATGTGACGCACAACATGAATAAGGCATCATGATCATCGACAAACGCGGGCTTGGACTATTTTAAGTTCTCCAGCACAGAGCAAGCTATACTGaagaactaggggcatgtgttataggcATAAATTTACCCTCCCCGCGAGAAAGACTTGTCTATAGAGAACTCGTTGTATTGAAGGTGACTCGCAATATTATAGTACTCGTAGTACTGAAAGAAAGGATCTCGCAATATTAACTAAAAGAGATCTCGCTATATTAAGAAAGGCACACCTCGCATATTTGATGAAGTCGCAGTATCAATAGGGAAAGACGCAAATACATATACCAATCAACAAAAGTCAACAGTCAAACATTCAATGAGCATTCATGACAAAcgttacatatatttataaccgttgtaattaatttgattaataagcatattattgttattattttgtaacgGTCTCATTATGGCCATTATTTGTAACCGATGCCTACTACCTATAAGTAGAGGTTTCCCCCTCCATTCAAAGGGGGCTGATCTGAATAAAAAAACAGAGATAGAGTACTCTTTTCAACAGTGGATTAGGCAGGCCAAGCCCGAAGCTCCTGCTGAACCACTATATTTTTCTGTGTCTATTTTATACTATTCACAATACTCGCGTATGTTATACACTATATTCTTTGAGTACTCGCTATTCTAAGGGAGTACTCGCATATCTATTTTTTGGTATCCAAGTAGCTCTTGAATACTCGCACAAAACTGGTGTTGTCAAAATTTGCTCGACAACACAACCTTATCAACTCCAAAACCATCACCACCATCTTTACCCAACTCATCTCCATCATCAGAATCAATTTCAATATTTTCTGGATCAGGTAATCCTttgtcatcatcatcatcatcatcatcatcatcatcatcatcatcatcatcatcatcatcatcatcacaatCTTGGGTGACAAATTCATTAGATGACTTACCGTGTTGGAAAATAGTATTGCAACTGAAATAAAACAGGAAAACAACCAACAAtaacaggaaaaaaaaatatgaaataaaaagTGTGATTATAAATACCTCAACAGATGGTCGATCATAAATGACTAACTTTTTCTTGAatatccttaattacagtcAGGACAGACTTGAAATTAAGGTCAACAAAATACCTCAAAGATATAAAATCTTCGGTCAAGGATTCTTGATTGGAAATGACCAAAATACCTCCATTGGAGTGCTGCTCACATTAGCCGACTCAAAATTAACAAAAGGCAATTGCAATGCCGAGGCACACTTTCTCTTATCCAATAGAGGAGTATAAGTAATGGTGTCATCCTCTTCTTCATCAGAAGCAATGACATCTACATTTTCAATAACAATATTTGGATTGGAATCTGGAACCTGaaagagaaaattaaaaaatcaaaaaaagtaaaagttgcaaaactaacataaaactatctaacaactaaaaaaaaaactaacatgcTAACACAACCTAACAAAGAATCAAAAGTACACTTACATTGATTTTAGCAATAGCCTCTAAACCAGCTAACACAACTTGCTCATCATCAATTTCAAGCTGGCTTAAACCATTAAGAAAATCATCTCCCTTTACACCAGATTCTTTACCCTTGACATTTTCAACATCCTTGGACCTCTCTTTACTGCCTGCAACAACCTCAGTTTGAATCACATCAACAGCAGGAACATCACGAACAACCTTATCAACTCCAAAACCATCACCACCATCTTTACCCAACTCATCTCCATCATCAGAATCAATTTCAATATTTTCTGGATCAGGTAATCCTTtgtcatcattttcatcatcatcatcatcatcatcatcatcatcatcatcatcatcatcagaatcttgGGTGACAAATTCATTAGATGACTTACCGTGTTGGAAAATAGTATTGCAACTGAAATAAAACAGGAAAACAACCAACAAtaacaggaaaaaaaaatatgaaataaaaagTGTGATTATAAATACCTCAACAGATGGTCGATCATAAATGACTAACTTTTTCTTGAatatccttaattacagtcAGGACAGACTTGAAATTAAGGTCAACAAAATACCTCAAAGATATAAAATCTTCGGTCAAGGATTCTTGATTGGAAATGACCAAAATACCTCCATTGGAGTGCTGCTCACATTAGCCGACTCAAAATTAACAAAAGGCAATTGCAATGCCGAGGCACACTTTCTCTTATCCAATAGAGGAGTATAAGTAATGGTGTCATCCTCTTCTTCATCAGAAGCAATGACATCTACATTTTCAATAACAATATTTGGATTGGAATCTGGAACCTGaaagagaaaattaaaaaatcaaaaaaagtaaaagttgcaaaactaacataaaactatctaacaactaaaaaaaaaactaacatgcTAACACAACCTAACAAAGAATCAAAAGTACACTTACATTGATTTTAGCAATAGCCTCTAAACCAGCTAACACAACTTGCTCATCATCAATTTCAAGCTGGCTTAAACCATTAAGAAAATCATCTCCCTTTACACCAGATTCTTTACCCTTGACATTTTCAACATCCTTGGACCTCTCTTTACTGCCTGCAACAACCTCAGTTTGAATCACATCAACAGCAGGAACATCACGAACAACCTTATCAACTCCAAAACCATCACCACCATCTTTACCCAACTCATCTCCATCATCAGAATCAATTTCAATATTTTCTGGATCAGGTAATCCTTtgtcatcattttcatcatcatcatcatcatcatcatcatcatcatcatcatcatcatcagaatcttgGGTGACAAATTCATTAGATGACTTACCGTGTTGGAAAATAGTATTGCAACTGAAATAAAACAGGAAAACAACCAACAAtaacaggaaaaaaaaatatgaaataaaaagTGTGATTATAAATACCTCAACAGATGGTCGATCATAAATGACTAACTTTTTCTTGAATATCCTTTATTACAGTCAGGACAGACTTGAAATTAAGGTCAACAAAATACCTCAAAGATATAAAATCTTCGGTCAAGGATTCTTGATTGGAAATGACCAATTCCAACTTAGATTTTAACATTCTATGTCATCTGAATCAGATTTTCTAGAAGATGAACCACTCTCGAATGTTTGCTTAGTTGTACCATGATCAtcaatagattcatctgaaaatAAGCCTTCCAATTGCAACTTCTGCCTCTCCTCATCAGATGAACGAATGTTCTTAATCTTTAATTGAAAAAcagaaacaaaaaaagaaaatatgaaacaaaaaaaaaataacaaagattAATAAACTAGCACAAAACAAAGATAAAACAATAAAGAAACTGAGAATCACCTTGTTCAACGGcaaattaaaaatcttgcctTTCAAGTCTCTAAAAGTTGGATTTTTAGTCCCAAACTCATTGGTCCAATTCAGAATTCTTGGAATCCTGGATGCAACTCTTTTGCAAAAAGTATTTACCATCGCAGGACAACATTCATAAAACCAGACTATGAACAGCCAAGGACATCCCAACGCTCTGTACCAACCATTGTAGGACTGACCTCCCTTttcctcttttttatttttcattttaataccATGCTCTATTCTATCTTTGAAGAATCAACAGTCAACTCAAATGACTCTctaccccaacaatactcaTCCCATCGATCGCTGTCAATGACATCTAAATCAAACCTAGAAACTTTCTTATCATGAGTATTGCTAAGAAGGAAACATTGGATGAAATACAACACAGTGAGTTTCAATCCTAGGGATTCATCCTGTCCCCACCTACTGCCCAAGAAAGCGTCCTCTATAGACTTATGATCAATCGTTTTTATGCCAGGGAAACATACCTCAATTAAATGGTTTGATTCCCGAGAAAATAACAGTTTATTGCAATCCCCAAAACAATCAAGACCAATGATCAAGTAAAATTCTTCGGCGCTGAACCGTATACAATGACCAGCAATCTTAGCCCAAAATTCTTTGGGATTGGGCTGGTAAAACTCCCTCAAAAGAAGGCTGTGAACTACTTGGGGTGAAAAACAAAATCAAGGATATCTAAAAAATGTCCAAACTGTGTGTCTCAGAACATTTTTAACAAATTTACAGATAAAGTATTCTTAATGTTAATAATAACAGAGAAATTGCTAGTACATACGCACTTGGATCTATAAAAATCACTGATACTGAATTTGTTAACCCAATCctgcattttacaaaaaaagtaAATGTAATGAATGGGCATATGCAAGTTGCAAAACTATAATACAACAACAAAACAACTACAAACAAACTAACAAACAGGAAAAACTCCTTCAATATCAATATCCATGATAGTTCTAATttttacccattgatgatatataaATGGACAACAAATAACTAGATAACAACAATTTCAATGCAAACACACATAGCAAGGTgttaaaactataaaaaaactatgaaaaaataataaataaaatgaaaactGATCAAATAAAGAAACTGAAATGAAAAACAACAACACATTTGGAAAacaaaatcaagaaaaaaaacaacaataaatgtaatagaaattataactaaaaaaataaaaaatgaaaaacccaataaaataacacatacattaaattaatataacagAAGCCatacataccaaaaaaaaaaaaaacaaaacaaacaaaagaaTTGCTAAAATGTAAaacctaaaataatgaaatcaaTAAACATAAAACCCACAAAAAGTTgaatatgaaattttttttaaaatggggTGAAACTAAAGAAAAACCGAAAATAAACCTGTGATCGAAGAGGAGCACCATCCTGATCATTTTTTTTGAGCAGGAGCATgagaaattttttcatgggcAGCAACCTTTGATTTCTTTTTAGGAGGAGCTCGCTCACGTTTCGACAACTGAGAAGCAAAATTGGAGTCATCGTCTTGAACAACAGGACATTTGCCTTTATTCCTATTAGCTACAGATTTCAACCCTATTTTAGAACTTTTCTTTGGCACAGGGAAATAAGTGGATGAAGAATGAGTAATAGCTATATTTATGAATGGATTACGAGCAAACGAAAAAGAAGGAAAACGGTTATGTAAATCGGTTAATgtgagttgaaaaaaaaaatagaagaacaGAAAGAAGAGGGAAAACGGGTTGAGATCGTGGAGGGAGAAGAGTTCAGTTGTggatgttttgattttttttttaaaaaaaaaactgaaaagaaattgaaaataataagaaaaaggagagaaaaaaagaaGGAAATGATGTAAGGTATAATTGATATAAGTCATCAATCAATGACGTGTATGAAGTGTGTGTGcaagtggtaaaattgtaataaaataaagttgatGAGTATAAATGTtagtttaaaatatatatgtaataaagtatatattttatatttttggtgtaaaaatttctattttaaaatgtacataaatatacttaaattgGATTAAGTCATTTACATGCTAATCAACATTTAATTAGTATAAGTGcacattttaaattttctaatcctatttaattcacataaatacaaataTTCGTACTTCGTAAAATAAATTGGATTAAATCGTGTGAATTGGATTATATCAAATATTTTATGAACATATTTTCTAGtactttttttagaattattttacaagtacacaaaaataataaaaaaaaattataaaaatatggttgtacaaaattctaaatatttatacgattttttatagttttatttacagattatataatatttttatgttgtaatattattaatttgttgttatttttatgattttttttttatttaagcgtttatattttataatcatATTATCATGTTTTACTTGTACTCGAACCTAGGACCTCCAACATACACTCACCCATCGCTACTTGAGGTAGTCACTAGCTCAAGTGTTAACTTGATCCATTAACTTTGAAAAATAACACATTTTTCCTACTTTTGGACATAAGAAGAGGAAGCACGATTCTGGCCTACGGACGTATATGGATTGGGAAGAGGAGATTAGaaatacaagaagaaaagaaaggcGAGGATGGGCGGCAAGGGTGGTCCTTTCTCCTTTCGCCGGACCAGCGCTCGCCGCCGTCTCAAGAAGTCTCCTCAGACCACCCACGCGACGCCCGGAGATGCCGCCGCCTCCTCGCCACctatcaacaacaacaataacagcTTGATCGCCGCCGCAGCCGCAGCCGCAGCCGCCGCCACTGCTGGGGGCGTTAAGGGGAAGAAGAAGACTGGTGGAGCCAGGCTATGGATGAGATTCGATCGCTCGGGGCAATCGGAACTCGTCGAATGCGACAAGAATACTATAATTCGCCGCGCTTCCATTCCCCCTCGCGACTTGAGGATTCTTGGACCTATCTTCTCTCACTCTTCTAATATCCTTGGTAATTTTCTTTCTGTTCCTTCTAATTTCAATATCAGATTATTGTAAATTTGCTTTAGGGATataatgcttttttttttgctatagCTTCAAGGTccacttagtcaaaattagcCAAAGAACTGTTAAACCGTAATCTCTGCTTCTTTGTTTGTTGTATATTATCTATGTGTGGTAGTTGATTATGATGAATTGTGTATTTGCTATATACGTTTTGCAGCAAGGGAGAAGGCCATGGTggttaatttagaatttattaAGGCAATTGTTACAGCTGAAGAGGTGTTGTTGCTTGACCCTCTTCGTCAGGAAGTCCTTCCATTTGTGGATCAACTTAGGCAACAACTTCCTAAGCAAGGGCCATCTCAGATCAATGGAGCAGCAGGTACTTTTGGGGACCAAGAAAATGAAATGAATGATTTAACAAGTAGACATTGGTTACCTGTTCCAGAGGCCGTTGAAGGTCTGCAATGTGAGCTTCCATTTGAGTTTCAAGTTCTTGAGATTGCATTGGAGGTTTTTTGTACTTTCCTGGATTCTAGTGTGGCAGACCTTGAGAGAGAAGCTTACCCTGTTTTGGATGAACTAGCAAGGAATGTAAGCACTAAGAATCTTGAACTTGTCAGGAGTTTAAAGAGCAATCTTACTCGTCTGCTTGCACGAGTTCAAAAGGTATGTTAGATGACTTCATTTTGTGTGTCATTGAATGTTATTGTTACTGCCTTTATCTTATACTCATGCTAGTTGATAACATATAGCACATCTGGATTATGTTATAGTTTCATGAGGAGTAGATCATGTAAGTTATCTTCCCTTTGCTTTAGAAAATTTTATTCTAAAGGGGAAGGAGAAAACTTATAGTCACAATAAATGGTGCCTCAacgttaatatatttttatttgatttattaaccATGTAATCAGATAAACCTGCTAATTTCTTGTAATTCTAAAACGATAGTTGTTTGGATTCCATAGATTAAGCATCCCAGGTCATACGTATGAGTCAGAAATATCTTAGTTTGTTATGGCTGTTTAGCATCATGAGTCAAATTGTTTCTTGTGAGGGACTGCTACTTGGATTATGTTTCTACTGATGATTCTTGTTAGTGGGAATGTGTTACAAGTTACAACCACTTGGGTAGAAGTCACTTCTCAAAAGCTAGTCTAATAGAGGAGGGTGTCCAAGTAGTTATATACCTTCAACTAATCCCATACTAAGTCGACGTGGGATCCTAACTGTACAAATTCAACCACTTGGGTAGAACTAGCTCCTAAAAGCTAGACAAAGAGATGATGCTGCCCAAGTAGTTATACCACCAACTAGTTCATACTTAATGGATGCGTGATCCTAATAATCCACTCCCCTTTAGAGTCGACATCCACAGGGACTCACTTTGTGTTGGCTTGCTCTCGGCTTTTTCCTTACGTTGCCCCGTCGTCGATGTTGGTCCCACTTTTGGGTGCTGGTGCATGACCCCTTTTGTGACGTTGGTACTTGGGTGCAACTGCATGACTTTGATACCATTTGTTACAACCAGTTGGGTAAAACTCACTTCCTTATATACCACCAACCAATCTCGTACTTAGTTGATATTATGGTTGTTTAGCATCACGAGTCAAATTTTTTTGTGTGATGCTACTTAGATTATGTTTCTACTTATGATTCTCTTTAGTGGGAATAAAATATAGCTATTTATATCTCTTCACCGAACTCAGTTGTTTGTTCTCAATCTACTCATTACAATAATTTGTCCTTTCAAACACTGAACTTTATGAGATTGCAAAAAGAACCACAGCTTAGAAAAACCAGTCATGAGATAGGGTGAAGAAGCCAGAAACATAAGTAGAAGGCTAGGGTTTCTAAGGATCCCCTACAACCTCCCACCAAGAAGGAATTTACTCCAAATCTTGTCTATATTTTTGTATCTCGTGAAAGTATAATAACCTCTACCTAACAACACCGGATATCATGTACACAGTACCATGACCGCTTTTTCCTCTAGACTCCACCCAAATTACCTTAATACTGCTTGTGCAGTAAACCAGCATTTATGAGGTTTattaaataagtaaaaatttgtatcatttttgtttcatttgtttttgttttgtccTTTTTACATTTAAGTTTGTGTGAATACCTTTCAAAGCTTCTTA
This Cannabis sativa cultivar Pink pepper isolate KNU-18-1 chromosome 6, ASM2916894v1, whole genome shotgun sequence DNA region includes the following protein-coding sequences:
- the LOC115725235 gene encoding magnesium transporter MRS2-4, encoding MGGKGGPFSFRRTSARRRLKKSPQTTHATPGDAAASSPPINNNNNSLIAAAAAAAAAATAGGVKGKKKTGGARLWMRFDRSGQSELVECDKNTIIRRASIPPRDLRILGPIFSHSSNILAREKAMVVNLEFIKAIVTAEEVLLLDPLRQEVLPFVDQLRQQLPKQGPSQINGAAGTFGDQENEMNDLTSRHWLPVPEAVEGLQCELPFEFQVLEIALEVFCTFLDSSVADLEREAYPVLDELARNVSTKNLELVRSLKSNLTRLLARVQKVRDEIEHLLDDNEDMAQLYLTRKWIQNQQSEALLGGSGSNSINTSATHLPRISSRRSGSLVSNRFDDNDVEDLEMLLEAYFMQLDGTRNKILSVREYIDDTEDYVNIQLDNQRNELIQLQLTLTIASFAIAVETLIAGMFGMNIPCTLYETEGIFELFVGGITAGSLLLFLLVLGYARWKKLLGS